The Bifidobacterium bifidum ATCC 29521 = JCM 1255 = DSM 20456 region CGCCCGCAAGGTCGATCAGCTGCTGGACCACCTGTTCGTTGCGGATGATGCCGTTCGTTCCGAGCCCGTAAATGATGACGCTGCCGCTGTGCCCGGCAGTGGTCGCCTGCTGGAACACGCTGACGGCCTGAGGCATCTGACGGTTCGGCTTGCCATTGATGTATCCGTTCGGGAACGCCGCCTGGATCGCATCCTTCGTGCCGGAGGTGACGGAATCGCCGATCATCATGATGTCGGCGTTGCAGCTTCCTGTATTGGGGTCATAGTGGTATTCCGAAACATCCAGGTTGTCGGGCACCTTCTCTGCAATGGGCGTGACAGATGGAGACGTCGGCTTTGCGCTGTCTCCGTTCCGCTCGGAGCCGTCGTCATTCGTCTGATTCGCCGTGGCATTGTTGCTCGCCGTGCCGTCGTCCGAGGGCTTTTCGATGCTCTTCGGCTTGGGCAGGGCGAGAGGCTTCGCCGGCTCGGCGAGTTCGGGCCGGAGTTGGATCATGCGGTCGTGGGCGATCTGCTCCCAATTCACCGGCGCCCAGGTGAGCGCGGCCACGGTGACGATGCCGAGAGCCGCCATCACCCATGACCCCGGCCTCAGCCGTCCGCTCGGCTCCACCGATGCCCTCGCATGCCTGCTGCGCGGCGTCGGCTCGTACATGCGAGTGGCCTCGACCAGCTGGTAGAACGCCTCCGTCGCCGTCCATATCACGGCTGCCTCAATCAGCCATCCCCACCACGGCAGTGCTTCGGTGCGGGTGGCGGGATTCATGAACTGCAGCAGCGGGTAATGCATGAGATACAGCGAATACGAGCGCGACCCTAGGTAACGCAGCGGAGCGCAGCCGAGCACACGCGGTAGGCTCACTCCTCTGATGGCGCCGGCGAGGGCCAAGGCGCCCAATATGGCGGCGACAAGGTACCCGCCGTGATACATCGTGTCGTCATAGCCGTTCATGAACCAGAAACCGGCGCATAGGGCCAGCAACGACAGCCAGCCGAACACGTCCAGGATGATAGCGGACGCGCCGCGACCGTCGTCTGTCTGTTTGCGATCGTCAGCGGTCCGGTCGGCACGCTGCATCAGCATCGCCAGCATCGCCCCCATCGCCAGCTCCGCGAGCCTCGTATCCGTACCGTAATACACGCGCGACGTGTCGTCGGGATCGAACAGCAGCCACATCGCCGCGCTCGACGCAAGCACGATTATCACCATCACGACGGTCCGAGCCCATTTGGCGCGAACGAGACGGCCGATCGCCATGATCAGCAGCGGCCATACGAGATAGAACTGCATGACCAGCGCAAGGAACCACAGGTGCGTCAGAGGGGAGGGGAGTCCGGCCGCCGCGAAATAGGGAAGTTTGCGGAAGATGTTCACCCAGTTGCTGGCGAACAGCGCGCCTGGAAGCGCGTCGGTGCGCACCTTGTCGAGAAGGCTCGGGGCGAACAGCCATGCGAACGGAGCGGTCAGGGCGATTGTGGCCAGTGTTGCCGGCCACAGCCTCTTGATCCGGCGCCCCAGATACCTTCCATACTGGAACGTGCCATGGCTGTCCACTGCGCGAATCACCGAACGAGTCGCTAGGAAGCCGGTGATCACGAAGAACATGGTGACACCGATGAAACCACCCTCAAGCAGCGATGGGCGGGTGTGGAATGCGACCACGCCGAGTATCGCCACGGCACGCAGGCCGTCGATGCCGTCGAAACGGATTTGCCGCTGGCTGTCAGGCAGCCCCTTCTGTTCTTGCTCTCTCATGTGGCCTAGTCTACTTCACCGCGGGTTTCATGGCTATAGTTGTGACCTGAACCCGCGTTCGCGATCATTGGTGTTCTTGCACTTGTGTTTACCTGTGTTCATATGTGTTCATATGTGTTCATCCGGCGAAAGTCCCGTTTGCGCGTCGCCTGATGGAACTTTCGCGGGAAAGGCGTGGGGATGATTCCCTGCCGACCGCCATCCGGCTATCGCCTGTACCACACCATGCGATTTTTGACGGTTTTGGGGCTGGTGTGGCCAAGGGCGATTCCGGGCCCATTCACCGGTCATTGGAAAATGGCGGTTTCCGCGACCCGTGCTTTGCCACACCACGTGATGTGAAGGCTCACATCGCATGGTGTGGCTCTCTGCTGTGCCACACCATGCGATTTTGGGGTGTTTTTCGCCTGGTGTGGCACACGGGATGGGAGCGAATCAGCCGGACGGATGGGTAGGGACTGAGTATGGGCTGTTCCATTGAGCTGAGAACCACCCCCCCCCCAGTCATGCCGCGCATGCCAGCCCCCCCCCGCCAGCGGGGGCGTTAGCAGACTGGAGGGGTCTGTGGCGATGGGCGCGGCGGGTTTTGTGGCATGCGGGAAGCATGGAATAATCGTCAGTATGATTCTCCATCTGCATCTTGTCCGCCACGGACAGACCACGTTCAACAGGTATAACCGACTTCAGGGATGGTGCAATGCGCCGCTGACCGAAGCGGGGTTGGCGGACGCCGACAAGGCGGCGGAAAAACTCAAGTACGTGCGGTTCGCTGCCGCGTACTGCTCCGATACGTCGCGTGCGCAGATCACCGCGAAGCGCATCCTCGACGTGAACGAGGAGGTCGGCAACGCCCGGCCGGTGCTCGTGTCGGACATGCATTTCCGCGAGCAGTGCTACGGCTATTTCGAAGGTCAGGACATGTCGCTCGCCTGGACGGCCGCGGGAGGGCCCCACGGCGCGAAGGACTACAACGACATCGTCGCCAAGTACGGCCTCGCCGCGACCCGCGACTTCCTCAAGGAGGCCGACCCGTTCCACGACGCGGAATCCGACGCCGAATACTGGGCCCGCGTGCACGGGGCGTTTTCCCTGATCGCGTCCAACCCGGATCTCAAGGACGGCGACGACGTGCTGCAGATATCCCATGGCAATACGCTGCTCAGCCTCATGCACCGCTTCGCGCCGGAAGGGTATGACCTGAGCGAGAGGCCGGCTAACGGGTCGGTTACGTGCCTTGATTTCGATACGACCAAGCCGTTCGAAGTGGCTCTCACCGTCGTGTCATACAATCAGTGAGACGCGCGACCGGGCCGGCCGACCCGCATGCCGCCGGCAGCGTCGGTCTCGGGTGACGGCTAGTGTGTTGCGGGTATTGTGTGCACGGGCGTATGCCTGTGGGACGGAAAAGAGGTACACATGGGTGTTGGCCAGATCGCCGGCCTTATCGCGGCAATAGCATTCGCCGTGCTTGCAGGCTTCATGATCTATCCGTTGATTCGCCTCGGCAAGCTGTTCGACCAGATCGCGGACACCGTGCGCGAGTCGGGGGAGCACGCCATCCCGGCCCTCGATGAGGGCGTCACCACCGTCAAGCAGGTCAACAAATCGCTTGAGGATGTCAACAGGATCTCCGCGGCCGCGTCGTCCACTGCCAACAACGTAGGCGCCCTGACCGATCTTTACGGTTCGTTCCTCGGCAAGCCCGTCATCAAGATCGCGTCGTTCTTCTATGCGCTGAAATCCACCGCGCAGTCGTTCGTCGCCAAGAAGAGCACCGGCCGTGACTCCGTCGAAGGCTCCGGACAGCAGGAAAGCAAGGCTCAGTGATGTTCAAACGATTGTTCTGGATCGGTGTCGGCGTGACCGTCGGCGCCCTAGCCGTCATCAAAGCCCAGGCCTACGTCAAGGCCAACACCCCTGACGCCGCACGAGCGTTCGTGTTCGGCCCGGATCAGGACCATGTGGGCATGAGGACGCTGGAAGGCCTGGTCAACGAGTTCAACGCCACCCGCCGAGCCCGCGAGGCTGAGCTCAACCAACATTACATCGACCGCGCCGCGCGGTAGCGAATCCGGGGCATGCCCCCCACTTTCACACGCATAACAGCTGTTCAAATTTTTATCTATCATTTTGCATGCGGGCCAGCACGGCCCCAACCCACAAGGGAGCTCACCAACTCATGCGCACTTCAGAAATCGCGAAGCGCTATCTGGATTACTTCTCCAAGCACGACCATCTGGTCATGCCTTCGGCGTCACTGATCTCGCCGAACCCGACCACGCTGTTCACCATCGCCGGCATGGTGCCGTTCATCCCGTACCTGCTCGGCGAGCAGACCCCTCCCCACAAGCGCATGGCCTCCAACCAGAAGTGCGTGCGCACGCTCGACATCGACGAGGTCGGCAAGACCACCCGTCACGGCACCTTCTTCCAGATGCTCGGCAACTTCTCCTTCGGCGACTACTTCAAGGAGGAGGCGATCCACTACGCCTGGGAGCTGCTGACCACGCCGCAGCCCGAAGGTGGTTACGGCTTCGATCCCGAGAAGCTGTGGGTCACCACGTACACCGATGATGAGGAAGCCCGCTCGATCTGGAAGAACGAGGGCTTCGACCCCGAGCACATGCAGATCTTCGGCATGGAAGACAACTTCTGGACCACCGGCGGCCCCGGCCCCGGCGGCCCCTGCTCCGAGATCTACGTGGACCGCGGACCCGAATACGGCAAGGACGGCGGCCCCGCGGCCGACGAGACCCGTTTCATCGAGATCTGGGATCTCGTGTTCGAGAACTACGAGGTCGACAACGTCAAGTCCAAGACCGACCTGCACATCGTCGGCGAGCTCAACCAGAAGAACATCGATACCGGTGCCGGTCTGGAGCGTCTGGCCTACCTGATGCAGGGCAAGCAGAACATCTACGAGACCGACGAGGTCTACCCGGTCATCGAAGCGGCTGAGCAGCTTTCCGGCCGCAAGTACGGCGAGGACGCGGCCGCGGACGTCAAGTTCCGCGTCGTGGCCGACCACGTGCGTTCCGCGCTGATGATCATGTCCGACGGCGTGCGCCCGTCCAACGTCGGCCGCGGCTACGTGCTGCGCCGACTGCTGCGCCGCACCATCCAGGCCATGCGCGTGCTGGGCGTCACCGAGCCGGTGATCCCGCACCTGCTTCCCGTCTCCAAGGACGCGATGGTCGCCAGCTACCCGGAGCTCGAAAAGACGTTCCATGACGTCTCCGAATCCGCCTACGGCGAGGAGGACGCGTTCCGCCGCACGCTCGACAACGGCATCGAAATCCTCGACGTCGCCGTCAACAAGGCGAAGAAGACCTCCGACCCGGTCGTCTCCGGCGACGATGCGTTCACGCTGCACGACACCTACGGCTTCCCGATCGAGCTGACGCTGGAGATGGCGGCCGACCAGGGCGTCAAGGTCGATGAGGCCAAGTTCCGCGAGCTGATGAGCGAGCAGAAGTCCCGCGCCCGTGCCGATGCGCTGAAGAAGCGCCACAACGTTGACCTGAGCGTGTACGACGACTTCAAGAAGACGCTCGTGCAGCCCATCGACTTCCTCGGCTACACCGACATGTCCGCTCGCGGCCGCGTCCTCGGCATCATGCAGGAGGGCAAGGGGTCGGTTCCGGCCGTCAGCGCCCCCGCGAACGTCGAGGTCATCCTCGACCGTACGCCGTTCTACGCCGAGGCCGGCGGCCAGCTCGCCGATCAGGGCGAGATCCTGTCCGACGATGGCGCGGTGCTCGAAGTCGACGACGTGCAGAAGCCGATCAAGGATCTCATCGTCCACCAGTGCCGTCTGACCGAAGGCACGCTGGCCGTCGGCACCGAGGTGAGCGCGAGCATCGATCTCGCCCGCCGCGGCGCCATCGCCCGCTCGCACACCGCCACGCACATGGTCCACAAGGCCCTGCGCGAGGAGCTCGGCCCCCAGGCTACGCAGCGTGGATCCGAGGATGCGCCGAACCGCCTGCGCTTCGACTTCCAGTGGTCGTCGGCACCGAGCAAGGACGTGATGAACACCGTCGAGGCGCGAGTCAACGACCGTCTGCGCGACAACCTGATCGTCACCACCACCGAAATGAAGTTCGACGACGCGATCGCGCTCGGCGCGATGCACCTGTTCGGTGAGAAGTACGGCGACGTCGTGCGCGTGGTCTCCATCGGCGAGGACGGCTGGAGCCGCGAGCTGTGCGGCGGCACCCACGTCGACCACGTCGGCAAGATCGGCTCGATCAACATCATGTCCGAAGCCTCGATCGGCTCCGGCGTGCGCCGTGTGGATGCCGTCGTCGGCCAGGGCGCCTACGAGTTCAACGCCCGCGAGCACGCCCTGGTCTCCCAGCTGTCCGACAAGCTCAACGCACGCCCGGACGAGCTGGCGGAGCGCGTCAACACGCTGCTGGCCAAGCTCAAGGAATCCGACCGCCGTCTGGCCGCCATGTACGAAGGCCAGCTGGCCGCGTCCGTGCCCCAGCTCGTCGCGGCCGCGAAGACGTCCGCGGCGCGTGTCAAGGTCGCTGCGAAGAACGTCGGCCACTTCGGCTCGTTCGACGCGCTGCGCAAGACCGTGATGGACGTCCGCGCCCAGCTCGGCGAGGACGCGCCGGTCGTCGTCGCGCTTGCCGGCGTCTCCGAGGACGACAAGCCGATGGTCGCCGTGGCCACGAACGAGGTCGCCCGCAAGAACGGCATCAAGGCCGGCGACCTGGTTCGCGGGGCATCCAAGATGCTCGGCGGCGGTGGCGGCGGCAAGCCGGACTTCGCCCAGGGCGGCGGCTCCGACGCGAGCCGCATCGACGAGGCGCTGAAGGCACTTGAGGCCGAGGCGCTGAAGGGCTGAACCATCCGGTGGTATGGCTAGGCGTTGATTTGGGCGACGCCAGGGTCGGGCTCGCATTGTCCGACCCTGAGCTCACCTTTGCCCATCCCTATGGCAACATCCAGGCATACGGCGATTCGTTCCGTGCGCTGGATGACGTCATTACCGTCATCGAGGACGAAGCGGTGGACCACATTGTGGTGGGACTGCCGCTTCAACTTGACGGCACCGAAGGAAAAAGCGCGAAGAAGGCTCGCCGTTGGAGCGCGAACCTGGAAAAGCGCATGCGCAACTTGATGGATGAACACGATTTCGCGTTGTACCACATTCCTCAGGTAACATTATTGGATGAACGGCTGACCACGGTCAGCGC contains the following coding sequences:
- a CDS encoding acyltransferase family protein is translated as MREQEQKGLPDSQRQIRFDGIDGLRAVAILGVVAFHTRPSLLEGGFIGVTMFFVITGFLATRSVIRAVDSHGTFQYGRYLGRRIKRLWPATLATIALTAPFAWLFAPSLLDKVRTDALPGALFASNWVNIFRKLPYFAAAGLPSPLTHLWFLALVMQFYLVWPLLIMAIGRLVRAKWARTVVMVIIVLASSAAMWLLFDPDDTSRVYYGTDTRLAELAMGAMLAMLMQRADRTADDRKQTDDGRGASAIILDVFGWLSLLALCAGFWFMNGYDDTMYHGGYLVAAILGALALAGAIRGVSLPRVLGCAPLRYLGSRSYSLYLMHYPLLQFMNPATRTEALPWWGWLIEAAVIWTATEAFYQLVEATRMYEPTPRSRHARASVEPSGRLRPGSWVMAALGIVTVAALTWAPVNWEQIAHDRMIQLRPELAEPAKPLALPKPKSIEKPSDDGTASNNATANQTNDDGSERNGDSAKPTSPSVTPIAEKVPDNLDVSEYHYDPNTGSCNADIMMIGDSVTSGTKDAIQAAFPNGYINGKPNRQMPQAVSVFQQATTAGHSGSVIIYGLGTNGIIRNEQVVQQLIDLAGGKPVYFVTIRMPYPNQEKNNNSMMRAAASHNGNVGIIDWYKYSEGHGEYLYDDGIHPNMTGAYAYATMLRQAVCGQ
- a CDS encoding histidine phosphatase family protein, with the translated sequence MILHLHLVRHGQTTFNRYNRLQGWCNAPLTEAGLADADKAAEKLKYVRFAAAYCSDTSRAQITAKRILDVNEEVGNARPVLVSDMHFREQCYGYFEGQDMSLAWTAAGGPHGAKDYNDIVAKYGLAATRDFLKEADPFHDAESDAEYWARVHGAFSLIASNPDLKDGDDVLQISHGNTLLSLMHRFAPEGYDLSERPANGSVTCLDFDTTKPFEVALTVVSYNQ
- a CDS encoding DUF948 domain-containing protein produces the protein MGVGQIAGLIAAIAFAVLAGFMIYPLIRLGKLFDQIADTVRESGEHAIPALDEGVTTVKQVNKSLEDVNRISAAASSTANNVGALTDLYGSFLGKPVIKIASFFYALKSTAQSFVAKKSTGRDSVEGSGQQESKAQ
- the alaS gene encoding alanine--tRNA ligase, with the protein product MRTSEIAKRYLDYFSKHDHLVMPSASLISPNPTTLFTIAGMVPFIPYLLGEQTPPHKRMASNQKCVRTLDIDEVGKTTRHGTFFQMLGNFSFGDYFKEEAIHYAWELLTTPQPEGGYGFDPEKLWVTTYTDDEEARSIWKNEGFDPEHMQIFGMEDNFWTTGGPGPGGPCSEIYVDRGPEYGKDGGPAADETRFIEIWDLVFENYEVDNVKSKTDLHIVGELNQKNIDTGAGLERLAYLMQGKQNIYETDEVYPVIEAAEQLSGRKYGEDAAADVKFRVVADHVRSALMIMSDGVRPSNVGRGYVLRRLLRRTIQAMRVLGVTEPVIPHLLPVSKDAMVASYPELEKTFHDVSESAYGEEDAFRRTLDNGIEILDVAVNKAKKTSDPVVSGDDAFTLHDTYGFPIELTLEMAADQGVKVDEAKFRELMSEQKSRARADALKKRHNVDLSVYDDFKKTLVQPIDFLGYTDMSARGRVLGIMQEGKGSVPAVSAPANVEVILDRTPFYAEAGGQLADQGEILSDDGAVLEVDDVQKPIKDLIVHQCRLTEGTLAVGTEVSASIDLARRGAIARSHTATHMVHKALREELGPQATQRGSEDAPNRLRFDFQWSSAPSKDVMNTVEARVNDRLRDNLIVTTTEMKFDDAIALGAMHLFGEKYGDVVRVVSIGEDGWSRELCGGTHVDHVGKIGSINIMSEASIGSGVRRVDAVVGQGAYEFNAREHALVSQLSDKLNARPDELAERVNTLLAKLKESDRRLAAMYEGQLAASVPQLVAAAKTSAARVKVAAKNVGHFGSFDALRKTVMDVRAQLGEDAPVVVALAGVSEDDKPMVAVATNEVARKNGIKAGDLVRGASKMLGGGGGGKPDFAQGGGSDASRIDEALKALEAEALKG
- the ruvX gene encoding Holliday junction resolvase RuvX, with protein sequence MVWLGVDLGDARVGLALSDPELTFAHPYGNIQAYGDSFRALDDVITVIEDEAVDHIVVGLPLQLDGTEGKSAKKARRWSANLEKRMRNLMDEHDFALYHIPQVTLLDERLTTVSAHRQLLEAQLGSRRHRPVVDQQSAVVILQTALDGAMKV